A region of Lagenorhynchus albirostris chromosome 20, mLagAlb1.1, whole genome shotgun sequence DNA encodes the following proteins:
- the GALK1 gene encoding galactokinase isoform X1: MTGWMGVDTERGTRARKEQLRCPGPANTRPAGRPALLWKARRQPAPHAQLVDWAGTAGGAGPARPDLGRCVQLCEPTQRGSAPSIPSRPDCAQQSRRALELGTVLVGSPRADGLISLLTTSEDADEPRRLQFPLPTTQRPLEPGAPHWANYVKGVIQHYPAAPLPGFSAVVVSSVPLGGGLSSSASLEVATYTFLQQLCPDSGTVAARARVCQRAEHSFAGVPCGIMDQLIALLGQKGHALLIDCRSLETSLVPLLDPKLAVLITNSNVRHSLGSSEYPLRRRQCEEVARALGKESLREVQLEELEAGRELMSGEAFRRARHVVGEIQRTAQAAAALSRGDYRAFGRLMVESHNSLRDDYEVSCPELDQLVEAALSAPGVYGSRMTGGGFGGCTVTLLEASAASLVMQHIQVGAVQRDRHLLPFPGGRRRPGAVPVRPSQAGPRQACPPTWVLNKLVLPLALIPACLQRWMCARASEKGVYKNCSPALGRPQKHGQGRAQR, from the exons ATGACTGGGTGGATGGGTGTGGACACAGAGAGGGGCACCAGGGCCAGGAAAGAGCAGCTCAGATGTCCCGGGCCGGCCAATACCCGCCCCGCTGGGCGCCCAGCACTTCTTTGGAAAGCCCGCCGCCAGCCCGCCCCGCACGCCCAGCTGGTGGATTGGGCCGGAaccgcgggcggggcggggccagcGCGGCCCGATTTGGGGCGGTGCGTGCAGCTGTGTGAGCCGACGCAGCGCGGCTCCGCCCCGAGCATCCCGAGCCGACCCGACTGCGCCCAGCAGAGCCGCAGG GCGCTGGAGCTTGGGACTGTGCTGGTGGGCAGCCCCCGGGCAGATGGGCTTATCTCCCTCCTTACCACCTCTGAGGATGCCGACGAGCCCCGCCGGCTGCAGTTTCCCCTGCCCACAACCCAGCGGCCCCTGGAGCCTGGGGCCCCCCACTGGGCCAACTACGTCAAGGGAGTGATTCAGCACTACCCAG CTGCCCCCCTCCCTGGCTTCAGTGCAGTGGTGGTCAGCTCAGTGCCCCTGGGGGGTGGGCTGTCCAGCTCAGCATCCCTGGAAGTGGCCACGTATACCTTCCTGCAGCAGCTCTGCCCAG ACTCGGGGACAGTAGCCGCCCGGGCCCGGGTGTGTCAGCGGGCTGAGCACAGCTTCGCAGGGGTGCCCTGTGGCATCATGGACCAGCTCATCGCACTGCTGGGGCAGAAAGGCCACGCGTTGCTCATTGACTGCAG GTCCCTGGAGACAAGCCTGGTGCCGTTGTTGGATCCCAAGCTGGCTGTGCTCATCACCAACTCCAACGTCCGCCACTCTTTGGGCTCCAGCGAGTATCCCCTGCGGCGGCGCCAGTGTGAAGAAGTGGCCCGGGCGCTGGGCAAGGAGAGCCTTCGTGAGGTGCAGCTGGAGGAGCTGGAGG CTGGCAGGGAGCTGATGAGCGGGGAGGCCTTCCGGCGGGCGCGGCACGTGGTGGGCGAGATCCAGCGCACAGCCCAGGCAGCAGCCGCCCTGAGCCGCGGTGACTACAGAGCCTTCGGCCGCCTCATGGTGGAGAGTCACAACTCGCTCAG GGATGACTATGAGGTGAGCTGCCCCGAGCTGGATCAGCTGGTGGAGGCTGCGCTCTCTGCGCCCGGGGTTTATGGCAGCCGCATGACAGGCGGTGGCTTTGGTGGCTGCACGGTGACCCTGCTGGAGGCCTCTGCCGCTTCCCTAGTGATGCAGCACATCCAGGTGG GGGCAGTACAGCGGGACCGCCACCTTCTACCTTTCCCAGGCGGCCGACGGCGCCCAGGTGCTGTGCCTGTGAGGCCCTCCCAGGCCGGCCCACGGCAGGCCTGCCCTCCAACCTGGGTGCTCAATAAACTTGTATTACCTCTGGCTCTGATACCTGCCTGTCTCCAGAGGTGGATGTGTGCTCGGGCATCAGAGAAAGGTGTGTATAAGAACTGCTCCCCTGCTCTGGGCAGGCCCCAGAAACACGGACAGGGCAGAGCTCAGCGGTAG
- the GALK1 gene encoding galactokinase isoform X2 has protein sequence MAASEQRQPGELLAKARRAFLEEFGAEPELAVSAPGRVNLIGEHTDYNQGLVLPMALELGTVLVGSPRADGLISLLTTSEDADEPRRLQFPLPTTQRPLEPGAPHWANYVKGVIQHYPAAPLPGFSAVVVSSVPLGGGLSSSASLEVATYTFLQQLCPDSGTVAARARVCQRAEHSFAGVPCGIMDQLIALLGQKGHALLIDCRSLETSLVPLLDPKLAVLITNSNVRHSLGSSEYPLRRRQCEEVARALGKESLREVQLEELEAGRELMSGEAFRRARHVVGEIQRTAQAAAALSRGDYRAFGRLMVESHNSLRDDYEVSCPELDQLVEAALSAPGVYGSRMTGGGFGGCTVTLLEASAASLVMQHIQGQYSGTATFYLSQAADGAQVLCL, from the exons ATGGCCGCTTCCGAGCAGCGCCAGCCCGGGGAGCTGCTGGCCAAGGCCCGGAGAGCCTTCCTGGAGGAGTTCGGGGCCGAGCCCGAGCTGGCCGTGTCGGCCCCGGGCCGCGTCAACCTCATCGGGGAGCACACGGACTACAACCAGGGCCTGGTGCTGCCCATG GCGCTGGAGCTTGGGACTGTGCTGGTGGGCAGCCCCCGGGCAGATGGGCTTATCTCCCTCCTTACCACCTCTGAGGATGCCGACGAGCCCCGCCGGCTGCAGTTTCCCCTGCCCACAACCCAGCGGCCCCTGGAGCCTGGGGCCCCCCACTGGGCCAACTACGTCAAGGGAGTGATTCAGCACTACCCAG CTGCCCCCCTCCCTGGCTTCAGTGCAGTGGTGGTCAGCTCAGTGCCCCTGGGGGGTGGGCTGTCCAGCTCAGCATCCCTGGAAGTGGCCACGTATACCTTCCTGCAGCAGCTCTGCCCAG ACTCGGGGACAGTAGCCGCCCGGGCCCGGGTGTGTCAGCGGGCTGAGCACAGCTTCGCAGGGGTGCCCTGTGGCATCATGGACCAGCTCATCGCACTGCTGGGGCAGAAAGGCCACGCGTTGCTCATTGACTGCAG GTCCCTGGAGACAAGCCTGGTGCCGTTGTTGGATCCCAAGCTGGCTGTGCTCATCACCAACTCCAACGTCCGCCACTCTTTGGGCTCCAGCGAGTATCCCCTGCGGCGGCGCCAGTGTGAAGAAGTGGCCCGGGCGCTGGGCAAGGAGAGCCTTCGTGAGGTGCAGCTGGAGGAGCTGGAGG CTGGCAGGGAGCTGATGAGCGGGGAGGCCTTCCGGCGGGCGCGGCACGTGGTGGGCGAGATCCAGCGCACAGCCCAGGCAGCAGCCGCCCTGAGCCGCGGTGACTACAGAGCCTTCGGCCGCCTCATGGTGGAGAGTCACAACTCGCTCAG GGATGACTATGAGGTGAGCTGCCCCGAGCTGGATCAGCTGGTGGAGGCTGCGCTCTCTGCGCCCGGGGTTTATGGCAGCCGCATGACAGGCGGTGGCTTTGGTGGCTGCACGGTGACCCTGCTGGAGGCCTCTGCCGCTTCCCTAGTGATGCAGCACATCCAG GGGCAGTACAGCGGGACCGCCACCTTCTACCTTTCCCAGGCGGCCGACGGCGCCCAGGTGCTGTGCCTGTGA